Proteins from a genomic interval of Macrobrachium nipponense isolate FS-2020 chromosome 33, ASM1510439v2, whole genome shotgun sequence:
- the LOC135203185 gene encoding alcohol dehydrogenase class-3-like, which produces MGCRAAGASRIIGIDINSDKFEPAKQFGVTEFINPNDHDKPIQEVLVEKTDGGCDYTFECIGNVKIMRAALEACHKGWGESVIIGVAAAGQEISTRPFQLVTGRVWRGCAFGGFKSRDSVPQLVEDYMKKKIMVDEFVTFTKPLEEINEGFHLMHAGKALRTVINMF; this is translated from the exons ATGGGTTGCAGGGCAGCAGGTGCCAGTAGAATCATTGGCATCGACATTAATAGTGATAAGTTTGAACCTG CCAAGCAGTTTGGAGTCACTGAATTTATTAACCCAAATGATCATGATAAGCCAATTCAAGAAGTTTTGGTTGAGAAGACAGATGGAGGCTGCGACTACACATTTGAGTGcattggaaatgttaaaataatgAGAGCAGCTCTGGAAGCTTGCCACAAAGGTTGGGGAGAAAGTGTTATAATTGGAGTTGCAGCAGCTGGCCAAGAGATCTCCACTAGACCCTTCCAACTGGTGACTGGACGTGTCTGGAGAGGATGTGCCTTTGGAG GCTTCAAGTCTCGTGACTCTGTGCCACAACTCGTTGAGGACTACATGAAGAAGAAAATTATGGTGGATGAGTTTGTAACCTTTACCAAGCCACTTGAGGAAATAAACGAAGGATTCCATTTAATGCATGCTGGAAAAGCACTCAGGACTGTTAtcaatatgttttaa